Proteins encoded together in one Vigna angularis cultivar LongXiaoDou No.4 chromosome 5, ASM1680809v1, whole genome shotgun sequence window:
- the LOC108340534 gene encoding bZIP transcription factor 29 isoform X2, translated as MGENEEATNDMMQRLHCSSFLKQPLNMEQLSIPQFNPSQMRARHQHQFDGGNSNKRAGIPPSHPHQIPPISPYSQIPVTRQQQMGSHNISPTPTHTRSLSQPSFFSLDSLPPLSPSPFRDSSSTSVSEAADVSMEDRDVTSHSLLPPSPFTRTLNTSTNSHLPLPPRKAHRRSNSDIPFGFSTVLQSSPPLIPLRGRENPVLAKPAQLVKRETPWDRGVDHSNVEGSGEKKSPEGEVVDDLFSAYMNLDSFDALNSSGTDDKNGTENRDDLDSRASGTKTNGGDSSDNEAESSVNESGDGAARQGGSEKREGMKRSAGGEIAPTTRHYRSVSMDSFISKLNFGDESPKLPPSPGPKTGLISPGGGVDGNSSAFSLEFGNGEFSGPELKKIMANEKLAEIALTDPKRAKRILANRQSAARSKERKMRYISELEHKVQTLQTEATTLSAQLTLLQRDSAGLTNQNSELKFRLQSMEQQAKLRDDYISSQRAW; from the exons ATGGGTGAAAACGAAGAAGCGACCAATGACATGATGCAGAGGCTTCACTGTTCTTCGTTTCTGAAACAGCCGTTGAACATGGAGCAACTCAGCATCCCGCAGTTCAATCCCTCTCAAATGCGCGCCAGGCATCAGCATCAGTTCGACGGTGGGAACAGTAACAAGCGCGCGGGTATACCACCTTCGCACCCGCACCAGATCCCGCCCATTTCGCCCTACTCTCAGATCCCGGTGACGCGTCAGCAGCAAATGGGGTCGCACAACATTTCCCCTACACCCACCCACACGCGATCACTCTCGCAACCTTCCTTTTTCTCCCTCGATTCCCTCCCTCCCCTCAGCCCTTCCCCCTTCCGAGACTCCTCCTCTACGTCTGTCTCAGAAGCTGCTGACGTCTCCATGGAAGATCGTGACGTCACTTCTCATTCTCTCTTGCCACCCTCACCTTTCACCAGAACACTCAACACCTCAACCAACAGCCATTTACCTTTACCCCCTCGCAAAGCACATAGGCGCTCTAACAGTGATATTCCGTTTGGGTTTTCCACCGTTTTGCAATCTTCGCCCCCGCTTATTCCTCTCCGGGGCAGAGAAAACCCCGTTTTGGCGAAACCTGCTCAATTGGTCAAAAGAGAAACACCGTGGGACAGGGGTGTTGACCACAGTAATGTAGAGGGATCCGGGGAGAAGAAATCCCCGGAAGGGGAAGTTGTGGATGATCTTTTCTCTGCTTACATGAATTTAGATAGCTTTGATGCGTTGAACTCTTCTGGTACCGATGACAAAAACGGGACTGAAAATCGTGATGATTTGGATAGTAGAGCGAGTGGGACCAAGACTAATGGTGGTGACAGCAGTGATAATGAAGCTGAGAGTAGTGTTAATGAGAGTGGGGATGGTGCGGCGAGGCAGGGAGGGAGTGAGAAGAGGGAGGGGATGAAGAGGAGTGCGGGTGGGGAGATTGCACCCACCACCAGGCACTATAGGAGTGTGTCCATGGATAGCTTCATTTCGAAGTTGAACTTTGGTGATGAGTCGCCGAAGCTGCCACCGTCGCCGGGGCCGAAAACTGGTTTGATTTCGCCGGGTGGTGGAGTTGATGGCAATTCATCGGCCTTCAGCTTGGAGTTTGGAAATGGGGAGTTTAGTGGGCCTGAATTGAAGAAAATTATGGCCAATGAAAAACTTGCTGAGATTGCCTTGACCGATCCAAAGCGTGCAAAAAG GATTTTGGCCAACCGGCAATCGGCTGCACGATCCAAAGAGCGGAAGATGCGGTACATATCAGAGCTAGAGCATAAGGTTCAGACACTTCAGACGGAAGCCACCACACTATCTGCACAACTTACTCTTTTACAG AGAGATTCTGCTGGACTTACTAACCAGAATAGCGAGTTGAAGTTTCGCCTTCAATCCATGGAACAACAAGCAAAGCTCCGAGATG attatatttcATCTCAACGTGCATGGTGA